A part of Aegilops tauschii subsp. strangulata cultivar AL8/78 chromosome 2, Aet v6.0, whole genome shotgun sequence genomic DNA contains:
- the LOC141041433 gene encoding uncharacterized protein, with amino-acid sequence MWDKLKGLHAQSALPWVIIGDFNEAMWDCEHQLETPRPAGQMINFQDALEACGLTDLGFSGHPFTYDNRRSGRANVQVRLDRAVASNDWRDMFMQAAVAHLVSPASDHSPLLLKFSLEQDRRPRSSRRYELMWERSPALEAIIANSWSSKGTKRNLGDVREALATVMADLHTWSNKTFGNVTRELEKSRTRLEELTNMNADRAEIRLEMDKMNELLYREEMLWLQRSRIDWLKEGDHNTKMFHRKAVWRARKNKIRGLADEAGVMLTDQATMLQMAKCYFHNLFTADPMLEPHDVLQLIQPKVSAEMNNNLCKEFTDEEISNAMFQIGPLKAPGPDGFPARFFQRHWAVMKDDIINAEKDPEQSFCAYKLDLSKAYDREIAANRLTPLRVCAQAPGISHLLFADDTLLFFRANGQEAAQVKEALSTYARATGQLINPAKCSIMFSPKCSQANKQEVMHNLDVVNMSFEEKYLGFPTPSGRFSKGKLHNLQQQLTERIIQWGELMSQAGRDVLIKAVAQALPTFLMSLFKFPRSTCDDLGRMIRSYWWGAYRCKRKTHWKSWDSLLRPKSAGGMGFKDFRLFNQAIRHMEVTDIWPLCGLEREDTFHVFCRCPRAVHLWQTMAEVWSIPDIESVRNTGPEWLLNLIAESNEGDRLRLIMLLWRCWHVRNEITHDKPAPPVEVSRRFLQSYVTSLLGIQQYPQGDWDKGKMTIQQEGAEQPISHVGGVPRTTHKWNPPPANWTKLNVDGSFSHDDGRAGTGMVLRDQEGAIIFSACRSLWSCPDPLRAELAGCMEGIALALQWTELPFIVECDSLQAVQLINASGQDRSQYAMVVSEVKHLMSERECHVIHISREQNNVSHMLANFGRTEDRTVVWLRSGPDNIPSLCREDLLGS; translated from the exons ATGTGGGATAAGCTCAAAGGTCTGCATGCTCAGAGTGCTCTGCCATGGGTGATTATCGGTGACTTCAATGAGGCTATGTGGGATTGTGAGCATCAATTGGAAACTCCGAGACCTGCTGGTCAAATGATTAATTTTCAGGATGCACTTGAAGCTTGTGGCCTCACTGATCTTGGTTTTTCAGGGCACCCCTTCACATATGATAATAGGCGGAGTGGCCGGGCGAACGTCCAAGTTCGGCTGGATAGAGCGGTGGCGTCCAATGACTGGAGAGACATGTTTATGCAAGCTGCGGTGGCACACCTTGTGTCGCCGGCGTCGGACCATAGTCCGCTGCTCCTCAAGTTCTCGCTGGAACAGGACAGGCGGCCTCGCAGCAGCCGCCGGTACGAGTTGATGTGGGAGAGATCGCCGGCTTTAGAGGCCATTATCGCAAACTCTTGGTCAAGCAAAGGTACGAAGAGGAACCTGGGAGATGTAAGGGAGGCCCTTGCTACTGTTATGGCTGATCTACACACTTGGAGTAATAAAACTTTTGGCAATGTTACACGGGAGCTAGAGAAGTCACGTACTAGGCTTGAGGAACTCACCAATATGAATGCAGACCGAGCTGAAATAAGACTGGAGATGGACAAGATGAATGAGCTGTTATACAGGGAGGAAATGTTGTGGCTCCAGAGATCTCGGATTGATTGGCTAAAGGAAGGGGATCATAACACCAAGATGTTCCACAGGAAGGCAGTTTGGCGAGCGAGGAAGAATAAAATCCGAGGGCTGGCGGATGAGGCGGGTGTTATGCTCACCGATCAGGCCACCATGCTACAGATGGCAAAATGTTATTTTCATAATTTATTCACAGCTGACCCAATGTTGGAGCCACATGATGTGTTACAGCTTATACAGCCCAAGGTGTCCGCGGAGATGAACAATAATCTATGCAAGGAATTTACCGATGAGGAGATTTCTAATGCAATGTTCCAGATAGGGCCCCTAAAGGCGCCGGGGCCGGATGGGTTCCCCGCGAGATTCTTCCAGCGGCATTGGGCGGTGATGAAGGATGACATAATTAATGCG GAGAAGGACCCGGAGCAGAGCTTTTGTGCCTATAAACTGGACCTGTCCAAGGCTTACGATCGG GAGATTGCAGCCAACCGCCTCACTCCACTCCGGGTGTGCGCCCAAGCTCCAGGCATCTCACACCTCCTGTTCGCGGATGACACCTTATTGTTCTTTCGTGCTAATGGACAGGAGGCTGCCCAAGTCAAAGAAGCTCTCAGTACATATGCTAGAGCTACGGGCCAGCTCATAAATCCTGCCAAGTGCTCTATAATGTTCAGCCCCAAATGTTCACAAGCTAACAAACAGGAGGTCATGCACAACTTGGACGTGGTGAATATGAGCTTTGAGGAAAAATATCTTGGCTTTCCAACGCCAAGTGGCCGCTTTTCAAAAGGGAAACTACACAATCTTCAGCAGCAACTGACAGAGAGAATTATACAGTGGGGGGAATTGATGTCCCAAGCAGGACGTGATGTTCTTATCAAGGCGGTGGCGCAGGCCCTACCCACCTTCCTAATGAGTTTGTTTAAATTTCCTAGAAGCACATGCGATGATTTGGGGCGGATGATTCGTAGCTACTGGTGGGGCGCGTACAGATGCAAGAGGAAAACCCACTGGAAATCTTGGGACTCGCTGCTGAGGCCCAAATCGGCTGGGGGTATGGGATTCAAGGACTTCAGACTCTTCAACCAAGCAAT TCGACACATGGAGGTTACTGATATATGGCCATTATGTGGTCTCGAGCGCGAGGACACTTTTCATGTGTTTTGCAGGTGCCCTCGGGCGGTGCATTTGTGGCAGACTATGGCGGAGGTGTGGAGTATACCGGACATCGAGTCAGTCCGTAACACCGGCCCGGAGTGGCTCCTGAACCTAATTGCAGAAAGCAATGAAGGGGACCGGCTGCGCCTGATTATGCTGCTGTGGAGATGTTGGCATGTGCGCAACGAGATCACTCATGACAAACCGGCGCCGCCTGTGGAGGTATCTCGTCGCTTTTTGCAGAGCTACGTAACCTCACTGCTCGGGATCCAGCAATATCCGCAGGGAGATTGGGACAAAGGGAAGATGACCATCCAACAAGAAGGTGCAGAACAACCTATATCGCATGTGGGAGGTGTGCCACGAACAACCCACAAATGGAATCCCCCACCCGCCAACTGGACGAAGCTGAATGTCGACGGCTCCTTTTCCCATGATGACGGGAGGGCCGGGACGGGAATGGTGCTCCGTGACCAGGAAGGGGCCATTATTTTCTCCGCGTGTCGCTCGCTATGGTCTTGCCCGGACCCTCTACGTGCCGAGCTAGCTGGGTGCATGGAGGGCATAGCTTTGGCCCTCCAATGGACGGAGCTGCCGTTTATCGTCGAGTGCGATAGTCTGCAGGCAGTGCAACTGATCAATGCCTCAGGACAAGACCGGTCGCAGTACGCCATGGTGGTCTCGGAAGTGAAGCATCTTATGAGTGAAAGGGAGTGTCATGTTATTCATATTTCTCGAGAGCAGAATAATGTAAGCCATATGTTGGCGAACTTTGGAAGGACGGAAGACCGTACTGTGGTCTGGCTTCGCTCCGGCCCGGACAATATCCCTAGCTTGTGTAGGGAGGACCTTCTTGGCTCTTGA
- the LOC109745176 gene encoding PI-PLC X domain-containing protein At5g67130-like yields MAAVAVVGLMARRSGTLLLLVIVAIIAGTASGAALVGDKCAAGSQSPCGDGMRCASCSPLAGAGAAVCSRITPIDPKTHGTGLPFNKYSWLTTHNSFAMAGTTSPSGTPVLSTPNQEDTVADQLKNGVRGLMLDTYDYNNDLWLCHSFSGKCYEITAFQRASKVFKEVEGFLNANPDEVVTLFVEEYTAAGALGKALSAAGLTKYVFPPASMPKDGADWPPLKDMIAQNHRLLVFTSKQGREGSDGAAFQWDYVVETQYGGDGLVVGACPKRAESKPMDSKGQSLVLLNFFTTNPSQSWACVNNSAPLISKLRACYDASAKRWPNYIAVDFYMRSSGGGAPLATDVANGRLQCGCDSIAYCKANASFGTCALPSSTLSSPPSSPPSPSPPSASSSPKSLALASSPSSKRSMAPSSSPSAAPARSRSWSSSAALSLFSFMDSNVDPSLSTSVALSPSLAPSSLPSLGSAKPSTLSPLSSPSASSPSSSLLNKSPKKKSPKSTINVMSVDELNPESTTTDEGATPKASSNSTPNQGMSAEASPSGTPDTGAPQRTLPKSIAEPPTPTTHPEAENTSSAAIRPKTPRRSSLIGTALLVLISLS; encoded by the exons ATGGCCGCCGTTGCCGTCGTCGGGTTGATGGCTCGCCGCAGCggcaccctcctcctcctcgtgaTTGTCGCCATCATCGCCGGGACGGCCTCGGGGGCCGCGCTGGTGGGCGACAAGTGCGCCGCGGGCTCGCAGTCGCCGTGCGGCGACGGGATGCGCTGCGCCTCCTGCTCCCCGCTCGCCGGGGCCGGCGCCGCCGTGTGCTCCCGGATCACGCCCATCGACCCCAAGACCCAC GGCACGGGGCTGCCGTTCAACAAGTACTCGTGGCTCACCACGCACAACTccttcgccatggccggcaccaCCTCCCCCTCCGGCACGCCCGTCCTCTCCACGCCCAACCAGGAGGACACCGTCGCCGACCAGCTCAAG AACGGCGTGAGGGGGCTGATGCTGGACACGTACGACTACAACAACGACCTCTGGCTCTGCCACTCCTTCAGCGGCAAATGCTACGAGATCACCGCATTC caaCGGGCGTCCAAGGTGTTCAAGGAGGTGGAGGGCTTCCTCAACGCCAACCCGGACGAGGTCGTCACGCTGTTCGTCGAGGAGTACACCGCCGCGGGCGCCCTCGGCAAGgccctctccgccgccggcctCACCAAGTACGTCTTCCCGCCGGCCAGCATGCCCAAGGACGGCGCCGACTGGCCGCCGCTCAAGGACATGATCGCCCAGAACCACCGCCTCCTCGTCTTCACCTCCAAGCAGGGCCGCGAGGGCTCCGACGGCGCCGCCTTCCAGTGGGACTACGTCGTCGAGACGCAAT ACGGGGGCGATGGGCTGGTGGTGGGCGCATGCCCTAAGCGGGCCGAGTCCAAGCCCATGGACTCCAAGGGGCAGTCGCTGGTGCTGCTCAACTTCTTCACCACCAACCCCAGCCAGAGCTGGGCCTGCGTCAACAACTCCGCGCCGCTCATCTCCAAGCTCAGGGCCTGCTACGACGCCTCCGCCAAGCGATGGCCCAACTACATCGCCGTCGACTTCTACATG aggagcagcggcggcggcgcccccCTGGCGACCGACGTGGCCAACGGGCGCCTCCAGTGCGGCTGCGACAGCATCGCCTACTGTAAG GCAAACGCCTCATTTGGAACATGCGCACTGCCATCGTCAACCCTGTCCTCGCCTCCCTCGTCGCCGCCGTCACCCTCCCCACCTTCGGCTTCCTCCTCGCCGAAATCTTTGGCATTGGCTTCGTCACCGTCTTCAAAACGATCCATGGCCCCGTCTTCGTCGCCCTCTGCAGCTCCAGCTCGGTCACGGTCGTGGTCTTCGTCGGCAGCATTgtccttgttttctttcatgGATTCGAACGTGGACCCTTCTCTATCCACATCTGTAGCTTTGTCACCTTCCTTGGCCCCGTCTTCATTGCCCTCTCTGGGTTCCGCTAAGCCTTCGACCCTCTCCCCACTATCGTCGCCCTCTGCTTCCTCCCCGTCATCGTCACTGTTGAATAAGTCTCCAAAGAAGAAGTCTCCAAAGAGCACGATCAACGTGATGTCAGTGGATGAACTCAATCCAGAGAGTACAACTACAGATGAAGGGGCAACACCAAAAGCGTCTTCGAACAGTACTCCAAATCAAGGGATGTCGGCGGAAGCATCTCCGAGCGGTACTCCAGACACCGGGGCACCACAGAGAACGCTTCCAAAGAGCATAGCAGAACCGCCGACACCCACGACACATCCCGAGGCGGAGAACACCTCCAGCGCGGCGATCCGGCCCAAGACCCCTCGCCGGAGCTCCCTCATCGGGACCGCGTTGCTCGTGCTGATCTCATTGTCTTGA